The sequence GTAATTTGATATACTTGACCGCTACACCTATCACACTTTAAGAGTTTCACCTGGTGAAGGTTGAGAACTAACCCTTCTGAAACAGAAACACTTTTTggttactgttttttttgttgcaaaattcacTTCTCTAGTTTCACCTATAATGTGcaagtttttccaaattttgcctACCTGTTAACCACGTGTTTAGTTTCCGATGACCTATGCAATTGCAGGTACACTCTAAAAAATCTCTTATCTtgtgtgaacttttttttcaatttttgttgtgtcaatctatttttatgCCATACTGGttttttccttaatttttgGTAGTCCTCCTTCCCCCAGcatacttaattttttaatgacaGTTGGGTGTCACTATCTTCCTGgctgggaaatttttttttgtctttggTTTACAttaatcaatttcaatatCGATTGAataattcttttgaaaaatttgctcTAAAAATTATGTCACTTTATTACTTATGTATtggctaaatatttagcaatagatcaaagtcaaaaataacttaaccaaaacaaaataaatgtacATCTGGTGATTGAAGTCGCCGTGGGACCCAAGAGAGAATGAAAAGAAATAGAGCAATCGGTGGCTGAGCTTTACAATATGATGGCGGGAGGGGGAGGTCCCGGCTCATTATaaaatacagctttttatGTAAATATATCACTTTGAATCATCTGGTCCTTGACGACGCGTATTCATTATTCTTACCACCATCTGCTAGCTAACAAATCGTGCTTTATTTCCATAATGCGGCTACCGTTTGATCTAAATTTCTGTACGATTCTCTTGAGAATCTGTGTTCTCAAAAACCCTGTGAACCGAGAAGCTTTCCGCTTGTTGCATTTTCCCATTTACTCTTTTTCTTGATCGTTTCAAATCTTCTAAACAAAcgctaaatttttcagacgtGGAGTGATTCCAATGCTTTCACAAGCCATATTACTATGGCTTTTTGGAAGCATTCACATTAgcagtcaattttttcttgagtCACCGTCAAACCTCTCCACAATTGCCGGCGAAAGTATAACTTTTCGGTGTTCAGCTGAGAAAAGCCCTGAGCCTATAGTCTACAGTCAGTGGAAATCGAATACCGGCTCATTACTGGGTTATCATCAAGAAGGCATCTTGCCAGGTCATCAAGGAAGATTCAGTTACATTAAAGTAAGTCTTTAGGCATTTTGAAACATACACTCTATTCCATTGCATATCCATTAGTTTTATAACGAATGCAgtaatttcattcaaaagttCAACGTTCTAAAAGGAGTAGGACAAATCAAATTATCGCATATTTCAGCAAAATGCGGAAGAACTTCACCTCAAAATCACTCACGTCAATCTTGATGATGATGGAGAGTATGAGTGTCAGATGTTACACCCGGAAGAGGGGCCGATCCGCGCGAAATcgtttttaaacattattgGTAAGTTAATTAGCCGAGtgtttatatttgaaaatcagaggcagttaaaaaattttgaaacaatttttttcctgattatCAAgataaaaattcttaaattagCTTGTGAAATAAAGGCAATGGCAATGACATCAagaaaattcagtaaaaaccCTGTTATTAATCTTCCACGCAGGCTCAAATCTGTGCCAGCACCAAAGTTAtaagtttttctaatttcgggggggggggggggcaagatagctcagtcggtagtggtggccgctaacAATCTGGAAGTCACGGTTCAAGTCCGGTCTCACACCCAAGGTTCACCTAGCCTTTATTCgaaagtggagcaatccacgactggattatccgCCACAGTCCTCGGCTaagacgtggcttaaattattGCCCAGTGGAAGCActaccaggcagtgtacctgactcccagatccgcagtgcatagcacttgaaaaACGGATCGTCTTTTAATCTTTTTAATCCTTCTATTTCCAGTCCCACCTCAACTCGTCTACTTCTCCAACTACCAACCCAACTCTATCATCGCCGTGAAGGAGAACACCCCGTTGAATATCACATGTGTCGTGCCGAATGTGAAGCCAGAGCCTGAAGTTTTATGGTGATCAATATAAATATAATATACTTTCAGCGAGTCATAAAAcacaaatcattttttatagGTACATGGACGGCAAAGTGATGAGCAGAGATGTCAAACAAGCGTCTACGCCGCATCTCAATAAAACGTTCACAGTTTACACTAGTCTCGTTGTTCAATCAGATAGAAACGATCATGGGAAGGTGATCACTTGTGAGGCATTTCAGAAGGAGACGGACATTAGAATTACAACAAATACAACATTAGATGTGCTTTGTGAGTTTTTACCTgttcgaaatgttttaaatgtaTGTCTAACATCCGAAGTTTACATACATAGAACATGTACACtttgagattaaaaaaactaaaaatagtGGTGCGCGGAACCCGGTAGCTGTCGGCCCATCAGTCAACTCAGACTTTAggacaattttaaaaattgtctttcaAAACATCGTTTTTTGGGCGCAgcacttttgttgttttagtGTAGGCTTTTTAAAGCCTAATCACCCTCCtaacttgaatatttttcactttaattTGTAATCAACAAACTATATCATTTCAGTTCCACCATCTGACCCAACTGTAGAAATCCTGAGAAATCCGAGTGCATTGAGATCCGGAGATAACGTGACGATTGCATGCTCAGTGACTGGCGGTAATCCGCCGCCAGATGTTTTCTGGTACCATGAGAACAAAAGGTTGCAATCGCACTCCACTCTCGACACGCGAAGCAAGGTTCGTTGCGTAATCTATCATCAATTACCATTAGCTCTTCATTATATTCGTTTCTTTTATAGGagatcaaaaatatatactcATTCATCGCGAGTCAAAACGATAACATGGCCGAATACGAGTGTCGTGCCAATAACAGCCGGACGGGGAACCCAAAAAGAAAAGCAATGAAGTTGGAAGTGAATTGTacgttttgaaagaaaaaaaacaaggaatgtgatttttttttcaatctgaaaatttaagaccCGCCAGCAAGTGTTGAACTATTTGGGGAAAGTAACATTCGATACGGGAGTAGTGCAAATATTCAGTGCAAATCTCTGTAAGTTAACTCAGTTTGTGGCTaggccaatattttttttcagaccatCTAATCCTGCTTCTCAAATCACATGGATTATTAATGGGCGCTCTGTACCAACACCAACCCAACGAGAATTTGTTGTGGTAAATTGTTCAAACTTTCaagttcaataatttttttttgattccaGGAAAACGGAATTGTGTCCAGCTCAAACGTTTCCGTGCACTCGAATGAACTATCTGTCGAAGCCCACCAAATCAACGTGGAGTGCATGGCGACGAATCCCGAAGGATCTTCAGCTAAGCAGCATGTTATTAAAATTATCGGtgagttttgaaacattgagaGTAGGGCTGGCATATTTGACGTCCGGTCGTTCGATTTTGGAACGTTGAGAATTTTCCGAGGGGTAGTTTctcacggcggccgacaatttccgagtttagCCACTCATTATGAACATTATTACGAAACTATATGATTAAGTATAGTGAGTGgccaaactcggaaattgtcggccgccgtgaaATACTACCCCTCGGAAAATTCTTAATATTCCAAAACCGACCGGCAAATATGCCAGCCCTAATTGATAGTGCTACTAATTTTTATACTGTAACAATTACAGCTCCACCAAAAGCCCCAATCATCACTGGACTGGAGGacagaaagttttttgaaggcGACATTGTGAACGTAACTTGTGAAGCTCAAGGTGGAAATCCGTTGGCTGAACTTTCATGGTATCGTGGGAGTGAGAAGGTTGGTGTCTAAATgcgttctgaaattttttaaacaaagaaTTTAAGCACCTGGTGAAAgggagaaaaaagatgaagtggtcacaggtaaaaaaaaaactggtgaTGAGTTTGTTATGCTTATGTGAAGTTGTGATAATGAACTTTTTCcgcttctcaaaaaatgtcttcTATTTTTTCCGCTTCACTCTTTTTATTGAATGTGGTGTAAATTGtgaactttttggattttggatttttacttttttttttgctttcaaacCGTTGCGTAaatttggttaattttttcaattgatgctgaaatgcaaaaactttaataaagtttatataatagttacaaaaaaaccaagaacTCTTTTAAAAATGCTTAATGTTTTGACAATTATATTTCACTTTTCCCAATTCCATGACTACTTTTACATTTACAGGTTAACGGCGCACACAATGAAGTTGCTGGTTTTTCATCATACTCTACTTTGGCTCTTCGAGTTGACCGAACAATGAACACCCAACGACTCAAATGTGAAGCAACTAATGCAGCACTAGATGAACCTTTGATAGAGTCTCAGTATTTATCAGTATATTGTAAGAATTGGGTCCAGATTTTAAGTAAAACAAATTACGATGTTTAGATCCACCGCGTCGTGTTTTGATCAGGCCTGCCGACAGTGGGGATCAGAGACTTTTGGTTGGAAAATCTGCGAGATTAGTTTGCGGAACATTGTCCTCTAACCCTGCAGCTCATATTTCGTGGCAGTTTTCTCGAGCAACTGATGACAACAAAGTGCATCTTGGAGATGTTAGCCTGAATGAAACGTATGTGGAAAAGTGCTTGCTTTAAAACACCCAAAAAACCTCTATACCACCAAATTttacgtggtgtcagagtgactcattttggcttgatctacgttgatctacaaaaaagcgGGAGAAGATacgcagagttttcaactgatttcgtatgattaaaaacgtgctgacgtcacatatttttgggcaaaaagttccccattttttgtagatcaaagcgtGATGGGGTAGTATGGCACCAcgtgaaattttagaattacaCTTCTCGAAACattcttttaatattttttaatggttaGAACTTACgaaagtttaatttgaaaatgttccgACTAGAGCTTTATCTCAAAATGAAAGCATTTTCAGCACGAGAGACAATGGTTTCAACGTGGAAAATGTGCTTTCTTTCACCCCAACTGAAGAATATGACGGCACAGTTGTCCACTGCATTGCTAATCATCCAGAATGGAAGCACTCCGTAAACACTTCATTCCCACTCAACGTCATGTGTAAGTTGAacttatttctaaatttatctTATTATTTGACAATTCTAATTCCAGATCCTCCAAAAATGCTTGTCAATGATCCAGTCACCGTTGTAATGTCCGAAGGAGAttcttttaaagaaaatctaACAGTCCGTGGTAACCCTGCAATTTCATTGTGGCAATGGAGGAAAAATGGAGTTCCATTCGATCACACAattggaagagtttttgcgaGAGGAGCCGTTCTTTCGGGAAAGCAACTTTTAAGCACAGATGCTGGAGTGTATACTTTAACGGCAACCAATAGTGTTGGCAGTACCAATATAACGATCAAATTGGCAGTGGAGTACAGTGCAAGGGTAGGTACCAATACTGACCAGTTGTCAGCTGCATGTGTGGTAGATGGTGTCATAAATCAAGATCACGCCTGTCCATTACTCTCGAGTGTGAGGTGACCTTTCCAGTGGCACTAGGTGTCAGCAACTGTTCAGCAGAAAAAGTCACAAATCTATTGAGAAAACGACCACAGATTGtaattttgataagaaaagcAAATTGctcggtttcaaaaaaaatctattacTTGTGGGATGCTTGTTTCAATTCGTACTACTCAGCCATATACAGGGTGGTCCATATTTATGGACCACCCTGTAGAATACGaaaggaaaatggaaataaatttGGAGAGGTATGAGATTAAGAATAAACAAATGCGAAAAAACAGGATAAAGCAGGAATATTTTACagatttccaaactttttgacAAACCTATGTATATCAATCTAAGCATTTTTGCAGATAACAAGCATTTCTACTCCGGTCATCGCCGCAACTGGAGATACTGTTTTACTTGAATGTGAGGCTGATGGAGAACCTAGCAAAGCGAATATGATCCACTGGTACAAAAATGGAGAGATTCTGGCTGCTCAACATAGGtattctgttaaaaaattatacatcGTTTCACCTAAAAAAGATTATTCAGGGGGCACAAGAAAGCGATTCTAAGATTGAACGCTACCGAGCAGCAATCTGGAGAGTACACTTGTAAAGCGGACAACGGAATTGGAGTTCCTGCGGAAGGGCAAACATTTTTACTAGTGAACTCTGCGCCAAGAGTGTTGCCTGTAGCTAGATATGCAAAAACTGCTGGAATTCTCGGAGGAGTTGCAAAGGCCAGATGTAAAGTGTATGCAGTGCCAACTGTCGAGTTTGTTTGGGAGAAGGATGAGCAGTTGATAAAGAAGAATAGCTCAAAGTATTCAATTGTGAATACTCAAATTGATTATTCAACATACGAGGTAAGCTTTTTCTAATATTAAAAGTGGATGAAAATTCgactaacatttttttttcaaaaacaggcCTACAtgggacatttttcaaatctgcAGTTTTTCTCTGACAATATATTAATAAGCTATAATTTTGCTAGCATGTTGATTGATactataaaattttacagagcACTCTTTGGATCAAAAACATTGTACCCGACGACTACACCAAGAAAGTAAAGTGTATTGCTCGGAATAGTTTTGGAACGGATCACTTATCGATTCCAATCATTCCACCAACTCACCCAGATGAACCTTTCAACCTAACAATGACAAATTCCACTTTGAATACTATCTCCGTTGCATGGGAACCTAGATTTGATGGTGGCTCTGATCAAATCTTTGAAGTCAAGTATAGAAGACAAAATGACGATTTGATCCATCTAGTGAACACAACGCATACggtaattttcagttaaaagtTTTACTCAACagcaatacattttttttccagaaccttAGACTCTCCGGTTTGGCGACAGCAAACACATATTTCTTCCAAATCAGATCTATTAATGCCAGAGGATTTGCATCTAGTTGGACGTCTCCAGTGATTTTTGCAACGTTGAATGAAGATGGGGTAAACGTGGCAATGATCCGGAACGAGAAGTTGAAACTGACCACTTGGATTCCatacattttgattttcatcgTTCTTTTCATGCTGTTGAATGTTGTTATTTGCTGTTTCGTATGCAACAGGACGAAAAAGAGGAAGTTAAGAGGTTAGTTTGATTTGGTTTTGGGATTTTAGATGTTAATTGATAGCATTCttatttttgccgatttttgttttcatttcactGATATGATACCatacgaaaaattcaatctgATCACAAAGTTATAACAATTGTATTGTTCAGAGAAAACCGAAATGGCACGAACAGCAATTAACGGCGGTGACGTGCGGCAAGTTCAAATGTACGGAACAATGATGGGAAATGATGGAATGTCACGGCGCGATATTGATGACCGCCCGGAAATGAGCGAGGATGAACATTCCGTGCGAACGATGATTGTAACTTTGAACCTGTTCCTTTAactctcaatattttttttattttcaggaagtCTCACCCAATGGTTACATGCAACCAATTGAGCCCATGCTTTATGAAAGCACTGGCCTACTGGAATACGATTATCAAAGTAAGAGCTTTAATAAGTTGTTAGtaactgaatttttgatgaatttttcagcGCGGAGCTACATGGGCAGTTCACAAGGTACAAGGAGTATGACGTATGCAAATGTTCCATATCCGGTAAGTTTTTTCACGATTTATTGCGATATAATCATACCACTCCGTTGATCTTCGATCTTTTTACAGCCAGGATTTACCAGAATACCTAATTTAACTTAGACTATTAGCggctgcaaaaaatatttggaaatataTACTATAGTGCTCCGAGCTGAGTAAGGCGCGAAACGCCGGCCTCACGCCGACGCCGCTGTGCGAGTGCAAAGAAGTGCGAAATTAtttgaagcggccgacacgttcggggttccgcagcttggcGTAAAACGAATAGCTTTGTGTGAGCTCAACGTAGTGCGAAAATGTAGTTATTtagaagcggccgacacgttcgagGTTCCGCGCTGCACTATATATTTGAATACAAGCGGCGTGAGTGATGACGGCGCGGACGCCGttgcggcgacctcatgggagccctGATATACGAAATAGAATTATTTTCAagagttttgttttaatttccatgtgagttatccaaaaaaaaactaaaaccaaAAGATAAAAAACGAAGCCCTGATTAAATTTGCGTTGATTgaatactcaaaaaattgacactattcaaacttttatgtaatttttctAGGAACCACCTCAGCCGAGCTACCACTCAAACTGGAATTCCCTGCAGCGGCAGTCAAACAATAACACAAGTCCGCAACATCATCTTTCAACGTTCATAAATCCGAACATGGGAGTTCGAGCGGGGCCGATCAATTACGCACAACTTGACGGCGATCTTGTTTAGCCCCCCTCATTATTATGCCTTTTGCTTCCGGAGTGACTTTTGCTCCGCGTGCTCATTTATCCAAATTTGTCCCTATCCAATTTTCATCCAATTGTGCGGGTCTTTCAAATCAagtcaattcaattcaaatatgGAGAAACGAATCGCAGCCAAAAATGAGAATACATTccgatgattttttttgtgtattgcCTAATTTAATGATTAATCAAAATaggattgatttttttaatgttgttttttcttcctttttttacAAACCTCATTATTTaatgaatgttttttattaacCCAGGCTCAttacaaccaaaaaaatacatgCCATAAAAGGTACATGCGCCGCATATGCTTGGATTTGAGTAGAGTCGTCATGTTATATTTTACGGTAATGACGATCGGCTGGCCAACCAGATATGTAATTGCTTTATAATAAAAGTTCTAGGGTGTTGCTACctatttttcccaaattttttcgcaCGTATAGTGCATACTATAGTTTTGTTTCAATAGTTTATCAATATAATTTAGAGACTGCTTATTGTTTTAGCGTAGCTACTTTTAATATATCGGTAGCTTGAAGGAGGACGAACGGCttggacgattttgaacgtataggctcaaaatgggctcaaatgaacgaattttgtaattaaacttttcaaaaaattttaatttttttttacggcggttcaaaatttcgaaaaaattacactgattttagctaaaatctcgaattttggccatttttccgtgtcgcaGCGGTCCgaaatcaactttttgttgGTAGATCATCTCATTTGACTCTTTtattaaggtacatttaaaacCGATAAGTAACCAAAAACCAGCGAATtcggttacctatcggctttaaatgtactaATATAAATTACCAACATATGCAATAAAGTataataattccaaaaaagtcaatttcggAGCGCGTTCATTTTAGTCCAatttgggtctatacgttcaataTCGCCCGAACTGTTAGACCTCCTTTAAATATGTTCCCTTTGTTGGTTTTGCATGCAACCTTATTTTTTTATACATAATGAAAACATTTCGTCCACTAATTTCCCGTCGTTTTTTTtacctatttaaaaaatcaagaatttaggttttttggaataatgtattttctttttttctgtcttctattttcgaaaaaatgccaaaattatTAGATAAATGTCTTTTTCAGTAGTTCAGTAACCCCTTAAAAACGTACCGCACTTTGACGAACAAGTACAGTTGTCCGAAACGTCCCtgccaatttttatcaaatgtcATGCGAGGAGTTTTttccccgattttttttcggtttcttctgtgttatattttctttctctcccaaaaaaaaaagaagttccATAGTTTAAACCAAATATCTTATCAAACAGAAGAATGAACATCTGCCATTCTTTCTCTCCTTTCCTTTGCCTTTTGCggcaaattattttcataagCCGAGTGCCTCAACACATTTAGTATAGTTAGCAATACGGGGCGAGAGTGAGCCAGAGAGGGGAAAAGCAAATTATTCCTCAAACATAGTGCCGCCATGGCGTCGTTTCCATGGTTTCTATGTCATGTTTAATTGTACGTTTTGTCTATACACTCCCCCTTTTTGCATATCACACATCCGTAAACTTTTTGCCATTGcacgccccccccccccctattTTGCATATCAATCCCACCAATTCCAATTGTAGCTTTTGTTTGGTTTCAGGTAGTTACTTCTCACGACTATGAAGAGACATGTCGTTTTGTCTCTTCTTTTGTATTTGATAGCAGTGGAGTCAAAATTATCTAGACGATTCAAGCGACAAACTATTCCATCACAACATAtcaaagtaagttttttgtgaGCTATActtaaaaatgggaaaacaaTTACAAAAACTGCGTgtataattttcgaatttcaagaAAAGAGTACTGATTGTGGGGGATCTGTTAAAAACCATTTGTATGGTtttaaaatgacaaaatgTCATAATAAAACTCTTAAAATGTGAAGTAGCGCCTgaggggaaattgttaaaaaccactcctattATCccaaaataatcgaaaatcaaaaaaaaacttttcaaaaaatttttgaaatgtttttatttacagttaaaaatgacaattactca comes from Caenorhabditis elegans chromosome X and encodes:
- the syg-2 gene encoding Synaptogenesis protein syg-2 (Confirmed by transcript evidence); this translates as MLSQAILLWLFGSIHISSQFFLESPSNLSTIAGESITFRCSAEKSPEPIVYSQWKSNTGSLLGYHQEGILPGHQGRFSYIKQNAEELHLKITHVNLDDDGEYECQMLHPEEGPIRAKSFLNIIVPPQLVYFSNYQPNSIIAVKENTPLNITCVVPNVKPEPEVLWYMDGKVMSRDVKQASTPHLNKTFTVYTSLVVQSDRNDHGKVITCEAFQKETDIRITTNTTLDVLFPPSDPTVEILRNPSALRSGDNVTIACSVTGGNPPPDVFWYHENKRLQSHSTLDTRSKEIKNIYSFIASQNDNMAEYECRANNSRTGNPKRKAMKLEVNYPPASVELFGESNIRYGSSANIQCKSLPSNPASQITWIINGRSVPTPTQREFVVENGIVSSSNVSVHSNELSVEAHQINVECMATNPEGSSAKQHVIKIIAPPKAPIITGLEDRKFFEGDIVNVTCEAQGGNPLAELSWYRGSEKHLVKGRKKMKWSQVNGAHNEVAGFSSYSTLALRVDRTMNTQRLKCEATNAALDEPLIESQYLSVYYPPRRVLIRPADSGDQRLLVGKSARLVCGTLSSNPAAHISWQFSRATDDNKVHLGDVSLNETTRDNGFNVENVLSFTPTEEYDGTVVHCIANHPEWKHSVNTSFPLNVMYPPKMLVNDPVTVVMSEGDSFKENLTVRGNPAISLWQWRKNGVPFDHTIGRVFARGAVLSGKQLLSTDAGVYTLTATNSVGSTNITIKLAVEYSARITSISTPVIAATGDTVLLECEADGEPSKANMIHWYKNGEILAAQHRGHKKAILRLNATEQQSGEYTCKADNGIGVPAEGQTFLLVNSAPRVLPVARYAKTAGILGGVAKARCKVYAVPTVEFVWEKDEQLIKKNSSKYSIVNTQIDYSTYESTLWIKNIVPDDYTKKVKCIARNSFGTDHLSIPIIPPTHPDEPFNLTMTNSTLNTISVAWEPRFDGGSDQIFEVKYRRQNDDLIHLVNTTHTNLRLSGLATANTYFFQIRSINARGFASSWTSPVIFATLNEDGVNVAMIRNEKLKLTTWIPYILIFIVLFMLLNVVICCFVCNRTKKRKLREKTEMARTAINGGDVRQVQMYGTMMGNDGMSRRDIDDRPEMSEDEHSVRTMIEVSPNGYMQPIEPMLYESTGLLEYDYQTRSYMGSSQGTRSMTYANVPYPEPPQPSYHSNWNSLQRQSNNNTSPQHHLSTFINPNMGVRAGPINYAQLDGDLV
- the syg-2 gene encoding Synaptogenesis protein syg-2 (Confirmed by transcript evidence), encoding MLSQAILLWLFGSIHISSQFFLESPSNLSTIAGESITFRCSAEKSPEPIVYSQWKSNTGSLLGYHQEGILPGHQGRFSYIKQNAEELHLKITHVNLDDDGEYECQMLHPEEGPIRAKSFLNIIVPPQLVYFSNYQPNSIIAVKENTPLNITCVVPNVKPEPEVLWYMDGKVMSRDVKQASTPHLNKTFTVYTSLVVQSDRNDHGKVITCEAFQKETDIRITTNTTLDVLFPPSDPTVEILRNPSALRSGDNVTIACSVTGGNPPPDVFWYHENKRLQSHSTLDTRSKEIKNIYSFIASQNDNMAEYECRANNSRTGNPKRKAMKLEVNYPPASVELFGESNIRYGSSANIQCKSLPSNPASQITWIINGRSVPTPTQREFVVENGIVSSSNVSVHSNELSVEAHQINVECMATNPEGSSAKQHVIKIIAPPKAPIITGLEDRKFFEGDIVNVTCEAQGGNPLAELSWYRGSEKVNGAHNEVAGFSSYSTLALRVDRTMNTQRLKCEATNAALDEPLIESQYLSVYYPPRRVLIRPADSGDQRLLVGKSARLVCGTLSSNPAAHISWQFSRATDDNKVHLGDVSLNETTRDNGFNVENVLSFTPTEEYDGTVVHCIANHPEWKHSVNTSFPLNVMYPPKMLVNDPVTVVMSEGDSFKENLTVRGNPAISLWQWRKNGVPFDHTIGRVFARGAVLSGKQLLSTDAGVYTLTATNSVGSTNITIKLAVEYSARITSISTPVIAATGDTVLLECEADGEPSKANMIHWYKNGEILAAQHRGHKKAILRLNATEQQSGEYTCKADNGIGVPAEGQTFLLVNSAPRVLPVARYAKTAGILGGVAKARCKVYAVPTVEFVWEKDEQLIKKNSSKYSIVNTQIDYSTYESTLWIKNIVPDDYTKKVKCIARNSFGTDHLSIPIIPPTHPDEPFNLTMTNSTLNTISVAWEPRFDGGSDQIFEVKYRRQNDDLIHLVNTTHTNLRLSGLATANTYFFQIRSINARGFASSWTSPVIFATLNEDGVNVAMIRNEKLKLTTWIPYILIFIVLFMLLNVVICCFVCNRTKKRKLREKTEMARTAINGGDVRQVQMYGTMMGNDGMSRRDIDDRPEMSEDEHSVRTMIEVSPNGYMQPIEPMLYESTGLLEYDYQTRSYMGSSQGTRSMTYANVPYPEPPQPSYHSNWNSLQRQSNNNTSPQHHLSTFINPNMGVRAGPINYAQLDGDLV
- the syg-2 gene encoding Nephrin (Confirmed by transcript evidence); this translates as MAEYECRANNSRTGNPKRKAMKLEVNYPPASVELFGESNIRYGSSANIQCKSLPSNPASQITWIINGRSVPTPTQREFVVENGIVSSSNVSVHSNELSVEAHQINVECMATNPEGSSAKQHVIKIIAPPKAPIITGLEDRKFFEGDIVNVTCEAQGGNPLAELSWYRGSEKVNGAHNEVAGFSSYSTLALRVDRTMNTQRLKCEATNAALDEPLIESQYLSVYYPPRRVLIRPADSGDQRLLVGKSARLVCGTLSSNPAAHISWQFSRATDDNKVHLGDVSLNETTRDNGFNVENVLSFTPTEEYDGTVVHCIANHPEWKHSVNTSFPLNVMYPPKMLVNDPVTVVMSEGDSFKENLTVRGNPAISLWQWRKNGVPFDHTIGRVFARGAVLSGKQLLSTDAGVYTLTATNSVGSTNITIKLAVEYSARITSISTPVIAATGDTVLLECEADGEPSKANMIHWYKNGEILAAQHRGHKKAILRLNATEQQSGEYTCKADNGIGVPAEGQTFLLVNSAPRVLPVARYAKTAGILGGVAKARCKVYAVPTVEFVWEKDEQLIKKNSSKYSIVNTQIDYSTYESTLWIKNIVPDDYTKKVKCIARNSFGTDHLSIPIIPPTHPDEPFNLTMTNSTLNTISVAWEPRFDGGSDQIFEVKYRRQNDDLIHLVNTTHTNLRLSGLATANTYFFQIRSINARGFASSWTSPVIFATLNEDGVNVAMIRNEKLKLTTWIPYILIFIVLFMLLNVVICCFVCNRTKKRKLREKTEMARTAINGGDVRQVQMYGTMMGNDGMSRRDIDDRPEMSEDEHSVRTMIEVSPNGYMQPIEPMLYESTGLLEYDYQTRSYMGSSQGTRSMTYANVPYPEPPQPSYHSNWNSLQRQSNNNTSPQHHLSTFINPNMGVRAGPINYAQLDGDLV
- the syg-2 gene encoding Nephrin (Confirmed by transcript evidence), producing the protein MAEYECRANNSRTGNPKRKAMKLEVNYPPASVELFGESNIRYGSSANIQCKSLPSNPASQITWIINGRSVPTPTQREFVVENGIVSSSNVSVHSNELSVEAHQINVECMATNPEGSSAKQHVIKIIAPPKAPIITGLEDRKFFEGDIVNVTCEAQGGNPLAELSWYRGSEKHLVKGRKKMKWSQVNGAHNEVAGFSSYSTLALRVDRTMNTQRLKCEATNAALDEPLIESQYLSVYYPPRRVLIRPADSGDQRLLVGKSARLVCGTLSSNPAAHISWQFSRATDDNKVHLGDVSLNETTRDNGFNVENVLSFTPTEEYDGTVVHCIANHPEWKHSVNTSFPLNVMYPPKMLVNDPVTVVMSEGDSFKENLTVRGNPAISLWQWRKNGVPFDHTIGRVFARGAVLSGKQLLSTDAGVYTLTATNSVGSTNITIKLAVEYSARITSISTPVIAATGDTVLLECEADGEPSKANMIHWYKNGEILAAQHRGHKKAILRLNATEQQSGEYTCKADNGIGVPAEGQTFLLVNSAPRVLPVARYAKTAGILGGVAKARCKVYAVPTVEFVWEKDEQLIKKNSSKYSIVNTQIDYSTYESTLWIKNIVPDDYTKKVKCIARNSFGTDHLSIPIIPPTHPDEPFNLTMTNSTLNTISVAWEPRFDGGSDQIFEVKYRRQNDDLIHLVNTTHTNLRLSGLATANTYFFQIRSINARGFASSWTSPVIFATLNEDGVNVAMIRNEKLKLTTWIPYILIFIVLFMLLNVVICCFVCNRTKKRKLREKTEMARTAINGGDVRQVQMYGTMMGNDGMSRRDIDDRPEMSEDEHSVRTMIEVSPNGYMQPIEPMLYESTGLLEYDYQTRSYMGSSQGTRSMTYANVPYPEPPQPSYHSNWNSLQRQSNNNTSPQHHLSTFINPNMGVRAGPINYAQLDGDLV